The Caldicoprobacter guelmensis genome includes a region encoding these proteins:
- a CDS encoding ABC transporter ATP-binding protein, whose translation MFGKWELLWQLMRGNRMRYAGAVVATAFSALLSLIPTLVIRTTVDSIIGDKPMDVPTWVEGVVLSLGGRDVLTHNLWVCGLALLVVSLINGALMYVRGKWTAQASESMAKGLRDLLYDHLQNLPYDEHVKAETGDWIQRCTSDVETIRRFFAVQMVEIGRTAFLLVMALAIMFSLDIRMTFISIGVIPLIFAFSYVFFTKVRDAFRLADEAEGRLTTVLQENLTGIRVVKAFGRQAYEVEKFDSKNREYRDLSYRLARLMASYWALSDFLIMAQMVVVMITGVYWAAQGIMTLGTLLTFASYEGMLLWPVRQMGRMLTDMGRAQISLTRIKELLDKPKEDMEEDGLTPDLNADIEFKNVYFEYEKGRPVLKDVSFKVKKGQTVAILGPTGAGKSSLVHLLLRLYDYQKGSITIGGVELKEINKRWLRKNIGIVLQEPFLFSRTIKENVALGRSDVTEEEILEAMRVAALTDVIQQFEEGYDTLVGERGVTLSGGQKQRVAIARALVRNSSILIFDDSLSAVDTETDAAIRKALRQRRKGITTFIISHRITTLSEADLILVLDQGRLVQSGTHEELIRQPGLYQRIWALQSRLEEELLEENGSLAYPAQERGAM comes from the coding sequence ATGTTTGGCAAGTGGGAGTTGCTGTGGCAGCTCATGAGAGGCAACAGAATGCGGTATGCAGGGGCTGTAGTAGCTACCGCCTTTTCTGCTTTGCTCTCCCTTATACCTACTCTGGTTATAAGGACTACGGTGGACTCGATAATCGGTGATAAGCCCATGGACGTGCCCACATGGGTTGAGGGAGTTGTGCTGTCTTTAGGGGGCAGGGATGTTTTGACACATAACCTGTGGGTGTGTGGGTTGGCTCTGCTCGTCGTAAGCCTTATAAACGGAGCGTTGATGTATGTAAGGGGTAAGTGGACGGCTCAGGCCTCAGAATCCATGGCAAAGGGCTTGAGAGACTTGCTCTATGACCACCTTCAGAATTTGCCTTATGATGAACATGTGAAAGCCGAGACTGGCGATTGGATACAGCGTTGTACTTCTGATGTGGAAACCATACGTCGTTTTTTTGCAGTACAAATGGTTGAAATTGGAAGGACTGCGTTTTTGCTTGTTATGGCTTTGGCCATAATGTTCAGCCTTGATATAAGGATGACGTTTATTTCCATCGGCGTGATTCCTCTTATCTTTGCTTTTTCTTATGTGTTTTTCACAAAGGTGAGGGACGCCTTTCGCTTGGCTGATGAGGCTGAGGGGAGATTGACTACCGTGTTGCAAGAGAATCTTACAGGGATCAGGGTGGTAAAGGCTTTCGGACGGCAAGCTTATGAAGTTGAAAAATTTGATAGTAAAAACAGAGAATACAGGGATTTATCGTATCGTTTGGCACGACTGATGGCCAGTTACTGGGCGCTTTCAGATTTTCTTATCATGGCTCAAATGGTAGTGGTGATGATTACAGGCGTTTACTGGGCAGCTCAAGGCATCATGACGTTGGGAACTTTGCTTACATTTGCAAGTTACGAAGGTATGCTTTTGTGGCCCGTTCGCCAAATGGGCAGAATGTTGACCGATATGGGCAGAGCGCAAATCTCCCTCACGCGAATTAAAGAGCTGCTTGATAAGCCCAAGGAGGATATGGAGGAAGATGGACTTACTCCTGACCTCAATGCTGATATCGAATTTAAAAACGTGTATTTTGAGTATGAAAAGGGGCGCCCTGTGCTTAAAGACGTATCGTTTAAAGTTAAAAAAGGGCAAACCGTCGCTATTCTTGGTCCCACTGGGGCAGGAAAGTCGTCGTTGGTACACCTGCTTTTGAGGTTATATGACTATCAAAAGGGTTCTATCACCATCGGCGGAGTTGAGCTTAAAGAAATAAACAAGAGGTGGTTGCGCAAAAACATAGGGATTGTGCTCCAGGAACCTTTCCTGTTTTCTAGGACAATAAAGGAAAATGTGGCTTTAGGCAGAAGCGACGTCACTGAAGAGGAGATACTGGAAGCCATGCGTGTAGCTGCCCTTACAGATGTCATACAGCAATTTGAAGAGGGCTATGATACCCTGGTGGGAGAAAGGGGAGTAACCCTCTCTGGGGGGCAGAAGCAAAGGGTTGCCATTGCCAGGGCTCTGGTCAGGAACAGCTCCATATTGATTTTTGACGACTCCTTAAGTGCTGTAGATACCGAAACCGATGCGGCTATACGCAAGGCTTTACGGCAGAGACGAAAGGGAATAACTACGTTTATAATATCCCATCGCATTACCACCTTGTCGGAAGCTGATTTGATACTGGTGTTGGATCAGGGACGGTTGGTTCAGTCGGGTACTCATGAAGAGCTTATAAGGCAACCGGGTCTATATCAGAGGATATGGGCTTTGCAGAGCAGGCTCGAGGAAGAGCTGCTAGAGGAAAATGGTAGTCTTGCCTATCCAGCGCAGGAAAGGGGGGCGATGTGA
- a CDS encoding DUF362 domain-containing protein, with translation MNARKTVIDGGMGMKYGPVALVKCKGYDRQEVDSAVSRAVEMLGGIDRYIKPGMKVLLKCNLLARRRPEEAVTVHPAVVEAVVRVVQSIGATPVIADSPGGLYTERILRGIYRACGMEEVHERTGVILNYNTDTVEVSHPEGKVAKRMTVIKVLQDVDAVISVAKLKTHELTLFTGAVKNLFGVIPGMTKAEYHLRMKRLEDFSDLLIDICTYVKPVLSVMDGIEGMEGNGPSAGSPRHVGALLVSPSPYALDVVSAALVGLPVERICTVQRAEERGLCSSKLEDIELVGDPFDDLYISDFKLPDSKKLGFLVRALESNNRVSEFLKFYLGPHPVIRYDACAGCGDCARYCPPKAIKIIDKKPHIDLNACIRCYCCQELCPHKAVAIRRNWFFRIFK, from the coding sequence GTGAACGCACGAAAAACGGTTATCGATGGGGGAATGGGAATGAAATATGGACCGGTGGCGCTGGTAAAGTGCAAAGGTTATGACCGCCAGGAAGTTGACAGTGCGGTGAGCCGGGCCGTAGAGATGCTGGGTGGCATTGATAGATATATAAAGCCCGGGATGAAGGTTCTTTTGAAGTGTAACCTTCTGGCTAGGAGAAGGCCTGAAGAAGCTGTGACTGTGCATCCTGCCGTGGTGGAGGCCGTGGTGAGGGTTGTGCAGTCGATAGGGGCTACACCTGTAATTGCCGACAGTCCAGGGGGGCTGTATACAGAAAGGATTTTGAGGGGGATATACAGAGCCTGTGGCATGGAAGAGGTGCATGAAAGGACAGGGGTTATTCTTAACTATAATACCGATACAGTTGAGGTCAGCCACCCCGAGGGTAAGGTGGCAAAGCGCATGACAGTGATAAAGGTGCTGCAGGATGTGGATGCAGTCATATCCGTGGCAAAGCTAAAGACCCACGAGCTCACTTTGTTTACCGGCGCGGTCAAAAACCTCTTTGGCGTTATCCCGGGTATGACCAAGGCGGAATATCACCTGCGCATGAAGCGGCTGGAGGATTTTTCAGATTTGCTGATCGATATATGCACGTATGTGAAGCCTGTGCTTTCGGTGATGGATGGGATAGAGGGAATGGAGGGTAACGGCCCTTCGGCCGGTAGTCCGCGACATGTGGGGGCGCTGCTTGTAAGCCCCAGCCCTTACGCACTGGACGTGGTTTCGGCGGCTTTGGTGGGGCTGCCAGTTGAGAGGATATGTACAGTACAACGAGCCGAGGAACGGGGCTTATGCAGCAGCAAGTTAGAAGACATAGAACTTGTGGGGGACCCATTTGATGACCTCTACATATCTGATTTTAAGCTGCCCGATTCCAAAAAGCTGGGCTTTTTGGTCAGAGCCCTTGAAAGCAATAACAGGGTCTCAGAGTTTTTGAAATTCTATCTTGGACCTCATCCTGTGATAAGGTATGATGCTTGTGCAGGATGTGGTGATTGCGCCAGGTATTGCCCGCCCAAGGCAATAAAGATTATAGATAAAAAACCGCACATTGACTTAAACGCCTGCATTCGCTGTTATTGTTGTCAGGAGCTGTGTCCTCACAAGGCCGTTGCCATAAGGCGAAACTGGTTCTTTAGGATATTTAAATAA
- a CDS encoding rhomboid family intramembrane serine protease, with translation MKYEWDREPEVIEGEYEVLDEWDAGETGDGWGNRNIRLDPRPPYVTYAILGLNVAVWLVMSFIGTLFDIDLDYQLFYFGAKVNELIAEGEYWRLFTAMFLHVGGMHLLFNSYALYVYGPIVEKLYGKIRFVVIYVLSGLMGSLFSYLFSPHPAAGASGAIFGLMGSLLYFRKRKRDAFQRVFGPALFIVIGINLLLGFIQPGIDNWGHIGGLVGGFLAANAVGLYRERRLSDKVIAWALIVMIFALGLWIGQQKYHPKKAMYIEGLRQAYSVPFCQKV, from the coding sequence ATGAAGTATGAATGGGACCGCGAGCCCGAAGTCATAGAAGGGGAATATGAAGTTTTAGACGAATGGGACGCGGGAGAAACGGGTGACGGCTGGGGAAACAGGAATATACGGCTGGACCCAAGACCGCCGTATGTTACCTATGCTATTTTGGGACTGAATGTTGCCGTATGGCTTGTGATGAGCTTTATAGGTACGTTGTTTGACATCGATTTAGATTACCAGTTGTTTTATTTTGGAGCCAAAGTGAATGAACTGATTGCAGAAGGGGAGTACTGGCGTCTTTTTACTGCTATGTTCCTGCATGTCGGGGGCATGCATCTGCTGTTCAATTCATACGCCCTGTATGTATACGGTCCAATAGTGGAGAAGCTGTACGGCAAAATCCGTTTTGTGGTTATATATGTGCTGTCGGGGCTGATGGGTAGCCTCTTTAGCTACCTTTTTAGCCCTCACCCTGCGGCTGGTGCATCAGGTGCCATATTCGGCCTTATGGGCTCACTTCTCTATTTCCGCAAACGAAAGCGTGATGCATTTCAACGGGTATTTGGTCCGGCTCTGTTTATCGTAATCGGCATTAACCTACTTTTGGGGTTTATTCAGCCAGGCATAGATAACTGGGGGCATATAGGAGGTCTGGTGGGAGGATTTTTAGCGGCAAATGCCGTGGGGTTGTACAGGGAGCGCAGGTTATCGGATAAGGTGATTGCCTGGGCACTCATCGTTATGATCTTTGCATTAGGCCTGTGGATTGGACAGCAAAAATACCACCCAAAAAAGGCAATGTATATAGAAGGTTTGCGTCAAGCCTATAGTGTGCCATTTTGTCAAAAAGTGTAG
- a CDS encoding aminotransferase class I/II-fold pyridoxal phosphate-dependent enzyme, which translates to MNVENMIAERVKEVPPSGIRKFFDIASEMEGVISLGVGEPDFVTPWNVREACIYSLEKGMTCYTSNWGMPELRKAISCYLSRRFGLEYNPKNEIVVTVGASEAIDLALRAILNPEDEVLIPDPSYVAYMPCVRFAGAKAVAVECRPEDEFRLTPEKLEQKITPRTKALILPYPNNPTGAIMTREDLEAIAQVLRRTDIIVISDEIYAELTYGQRHVSIASLPDMKERTIVINGFSKAFAMTGWRLGYAAGHPALIGAMVKIHQYTTLCAPIMAQVAAIEALRKGFEDGFASVEYMVKQYNMRRKVMVNGFREIGLECYEPKGAFYVFPSIKKTGMSSEEFCEKLLMDQKVAVVPGTAFGASGEGFIRCSYAYSIDNINEAIKRIGNFLKKVL; encoded by the coding sequence GTGAACGTGGAGAACATGATAGCCGAGCGGGTAAAAGAGGTACCACCCTCGGGCATACGGAAGTTCTTTGACATAGCCAGCGAGATGGAAGGAGTCATTTCTTTGGGGGTGGGAGAGCCTGATTTTGTGACCCCTTGGAACGTGCGCGAGGCATGCATATATTCCCTAGAAAAGGGGATGACGTGTTATACCTCAAACTGGGGGATGCCGGAGCTCAGAAAGGCCATAAGCTGTTACTTGAGCAGACGATTTGGATTGGAGTACAACCCCAAAAACGAGATAGTGGTGACCGTTGGTGCCAGCGAGGCCATAGATCTGGCTTTAAGGGCTATCTTAAATCCTGAGGATGAGGTTTTAATTCCTGACCCGTCGTACGTGGCCTATATGCCCTGCGTCCGTTTTGCTGGAGCGAAGGCTGTAGCGGTGGAGTGTAGGCCGGAGGACGAGTTCCGTTTAACTCCTGAAAAGCTGGAACAGAAGATCACTCCCAGAACAAAAGCGCTTATTTTGCCCTATCCCAACAATCCCACCGGAGCTATTATGACCCGAGAGGATTTGGAGGCCATCGCGCAGGTATTGCGCCGTACTGATATTATAGTCATATCCGATGAGATTTACGCAGAGTTGACTTACGGGCAAAGGCATGTTAGCATAGCCAGCCTGCCAGATATGAAGGAGCGTACCATTGTGATAAATGGCTTTTCAAAAGCATTTGCCATGACTGGCTGGCGGCTGGGGTATGCCGCAGGCCATCCGGCGTTAATTGGCGCTATGGTTAAGATTCATCAGTATACCACCCTGTGTGCTCCCATAATGGCTCAGGTAGCTGCTATAGAGGCTTTGAGGAAAGGATTTGAAGACGGGTTTGCTTCGGTGGAGTACATGGTCAAGCAGTACAACATGCGCCGTAAGGTCATGGTGAACGGTTTCAGGGAGATAGGATTGGAATGTTATGAACCAAAGGGGGCTTTTTATGTCTTTCCTTCTATAAAGAAGACCGGTATGTCGTCGGAGGAATTTTGCGAGAAGCTGCTCATGGATCAGAAGGTGGCGGTCGTTCCAGGGACAGCTTTTGGAGCCAGCGGCGAGGGCTTTATAAGGTGTTCATATGCCTATTCTATCGATAATATCAACGAAGCCATAAAACGTATTGGCAACTTCTTGAAAAAGGTACTGTGA
- a CDS encoding Lrp/AsnC family transcriptional regulator, producing MVNEILEILNEDSRRTPEEIAVMLGVDVETVKQKIAELERNKVIVKYNTIVNWDKTDREYVTALIEVKVTPQRDQGFDAIAERIYKFPEVKSVFLMSGDYDLAVMIEGRTMKEVAFFVAEKLSVLDSVLSTATHFVLKKYKVDGVILEDGEKDYRQVIVP from the coding sequence ATGGTCAATGAGATTCTTGAAATATTGAATGAGGACAGCAGAAGAACTCCTGAGGAGATAGCCGTGATGCTGGGAGTCGATGTGGAGACAGTAAAGCAGAAGATAGCAGAGCTTGAGAGAAATAAGGTTATAGTGAAGTACAACACCATAGTCAACTGGGATAAAACTGATCGGGAATACGTTACGGCGCTTATTGAGGTAAAGGTGACACCGCAGAGAGATCAGGGGTTTGATGCCATCGCTGAAAGGATTTATAAGTTCCCGGAGGTTAAGTCGGTGTTCCTTATGTCGGGGGACTACGACTTGGCTGTTATGATTGAGGGGCGTACTATGAAGGAAGTGGCCTTTTTTGTCGCTGAAAAGCTATCGGTATTGGATTCGGTGCTCAGCACAGCTACCCATTTTGTATTAAAGAAGTATAAAGTGGATGGGGTTATATTAGAGGACGGAGAAAAAGACTACAGGCAGGTGATTGTACCGTGA
- a CDS encoding RsmB/NOP family class I SAM-dependent RNA methyltransferase, with amino-acid sequence MINLPEAFVDKMKGLLGPEYSRFMSCFKGSPYQGLRVNTLKIPIEDFLSIAPFDLKPVPWAEGGFYYGDEDRPGKHPYYYAGLYYIQEPSAMAPAELLGVKPGHKVLDLCAAPGGKSFQIAARLKGEGFLLSNEIDASRVIVLGENLERLGVRNVAITQETSGRLAAVFKNYFDRILVDVPCSGEGMFRKRPDMCSVWSYTLPDRISVRQKSILKHAAQMLAPGGRMVYSTCTFSPEENEGVVDWFLKEHPDFCLVDDVHFTWFDRGVPEWVNGSSELVKTYRLWPHKIKGEGHFMALFEKRVEGGAATLPLFYKRKGISKLPVEYECFMKEYMKEFIEGPLYVHKDQLYWIPPSLPDLSGLKVLRPGLRLGTIKKGRFVPGHALAMASKKESVVQTVDFSSDSKEVIQYLEGFTLTGFDGKGWVLVTVDGYSLGWGKLSDGMLKNYYPKGLRRVLT; translated from the coding sequence GTGATCAATTTGCCTGAGGCTTTTGTAGACAAGATGAAAGGCCTTTTGGGGCCAGAGTATTCTAGGTTTATGAGTTGTTTTAAAGGGTCACCTTACCAAGGTTTAAGAGTGAATACTTTAAAAATACCCATAGAGGATTTTTTGTCCATCGCCCCTTTTGATTTAAAGCCCGTTCCGTGGGCTGAAGGCGGTTTTTATTACGGTGATGAAGACCGCCCGGGGAAGCACCCTTATTACTATGCCGGCCTGTATTACATTCAGGAGCCCAGCGCCATGGCTCCGGCCGAACTTCTAGGAGTAAAGCCGGGGCACAAGGTATTAGACCTGTGTGCAGCGCCTGGCGGCAAATCATTTCAGATAGCTGCTCGTCTCAAGGGAGAAGGTTTCCTGCTATCCAACGAGATTGATGCCTCGCGTGTCATCGTTTTGGGTGAAAACTTGGAGAGGTTAGGGGTTAGAAACGTCGCCATCACCCAGGAGACGTCGGGCAGGCTGGCCGCGGTCTTCAAGAACTATTTTGACCGTATACTGGTGGATGTCCCTTGTTCGGGCGAGGGTATGTTTAGAAAGCGCCCTGACATGTGCTCAGTGTGGTCTTATACTCTGCCTGATAGAATCAGCGTCAGACAAAAGAGCATATTAAAGCATGCTGCACAGATGCTGGCCCCTGGTGGGAGGATGGTGTATTCAACCTGCACCTTCTCTCCAGAAGAAAATGAGGGGGTGGTAGACTGGTTTTTAAAGGAGCACCCCGATTTTTGTCTGGTTGATGACGTTCACTTCACGTGGTTTGATAGAGGGGTTCCAGAATGGGTAAACGGAAGTTCCGAGCTTGTGAAGACCTATCGGCTTTGGCCGCATAAGATAAAAGGTGAGGGCCATTTTATGGCGCTTTTTGAAAAGAGGGTAGAGGGTGGTGCCGCCACTTTACCACTTTTCTACAAGCGTAAAGGAATAAGCAAGCTGCCTGTAGAGTATGAGTGTTTTATGAAGGAGTATATGAAGGAGTTTATAGAGGGGCCCCTTTATGTCCATAAGGACCAATTGTACTGGATACCTCCCTCTCTACCGGATTTGAGCGGGCTTAAAGTATTGCGTCCTGGCTTGAGGCTGGGCACTATCAAGAAGGGGAGATTTGTGCCTGGGCATGCGCTGGCTATGGCCTCTAAAAAGGAGTCTGTAGTGCAAACTGTAGACTTTTCAAGTGACTCAAAAGAAGTAATACAATATCTTGAAGGTTTTACCCTTACGGGGTTTGACGGGAAGGGATGGGTACTGGTTACTGTAGACGGGTATTCGTTGGGATGGGGCAAACTGTCGGATGGCATGCTTAAGAATTATTATCCCAAGGGACTGCGGCGTGTATTGACGTAA
- a CDS encoding type I phosphomannose isomerase catalytic subunit — protein sequence MENSARGGTRYMWYPLLFEPILKEKIWGGNTLQKKYSRKLPSVKIGESWDVACHPNGTSVVANGPLKGQTLRQLIDSYGSQLLGQEVQKRFGGKFPLLIKLLDATEFLSVQVHPDDKYAALHEGGQPGKTEMWYIIHAQPGAQLIYGLVPGTSREEFEQAVMEGKLEKYLRSIEVKAGDVLYIPAGVVHAIGPGILICEIQQNSDTTYRVYDWNRLGDDGKPRELHVDKALDVIDFSGRLTRDKLTGLSVEEEGGRRTYYIACDYFAVEKIECRGSIYEKGDGTKFFTLTAVEGQGEIVYSQGNQPFKGGDSILIPACLGDYVIRGKCTIIKAYVPNRERDVIAPLQAKGFTKDQLGVIAGLFEGDGGEK from the coding sequence ATGGAGAACAGTGCTAGAGGAGGAACCCGTTATATGTGGTATCCATTGCTTTTTGAACCTATCTTGAAGGAAAAAATATGGGGAGGTAATACCCTTCAGAAAAAATATAGCAGAAAACTCCCATCCGTGAAAATAGGGGAGAGTTGGGACGTGGCATGTCATCCGAATGGTACCAGCGTGGTGGCCAATGGCCCTTTAAAAGGGCAGACATTGAGACAGCTGATCGATTCTTATGGAAGTCAACTATTGGGGCAAGAGGTACAAAAGAGGTTTGGGGGTAAATTCCCTTTGCTTATAAAGCTTCTCGATGCAACAGAGTTCTTATCCGTTCAGGTACATCCTGATGATAAATATGCGGCTTTGCACGAAGGTGGACAGCCGGGTAAAACTGAGATGTGGTATATAATTCATGCACAGCCCGGTGCTCAGTTGATTTACGGTCTTGTGCCTGGGACCAGTCGAGAGGAATTTGAGCAGGCTGTAATGGAGGGAAAGCTGGAGAAATATCTAAGGAGCATTGAAGTTAAGGCAGGGGATGTGTTGTACATACCGGCTGGAGTAGTGCACGCTATAGGGCCGGGGATTTTGATATGCGAGATTCAGCAGAATTCCGATACTACTTACAGGGTGTATGACTGGAACCGGCTGGGGGATGACGGTAAGCCCAGAGAACTCCATGTAGACAAAGCGCTGGACGTGATAGATTTTAGTGGAAGGCTTACAAGGGATAAGCTGACTGGCTTGTCGGTTGAAGAAGAAGGCGGCAGGCGCACATACTACATCGCCTGCGATTACTTTGCTGTTGAAAAAATTGAATGCAGAGGCTCTATTTATGAAAAAGGAGATGGGACAAAATTCTTCACTTTGACGGCAGTGGAGGGACAGGGAGAGATAGTGTACAGCCAGGGCAATCAGCCTTTTAAGGGTGGGGATTCAATACTCATACCTGCCTGTCTGGGGGATTATGTGATTAGAGGAAAATGTACTATAATAAAGGCGTATGTCCCCAACAGGGAGAGGGATGTAATTGCACCTCTTCAAGCCAAAGGTTTTACTAAAGACCAGCTTGGAGTCATTGCAGGTTTATTTGAAGGAGATGGTGGAGAAAAGTGA